Proteins encoded together in one Styela clava chromosome 12, kaStyClav1.hap1.2, whole genome shotgun sequence window:
- the LOC120330190 gene encoding uncharacterized protein LOC120330190: MSRHIMVRVLLLACITAINSICTTSATTNVTATLAEPGTATILPTTVETVNTANITGLSATEDPSNVTTTTITTTINPNACDGCQHGTCETQTGGECVCNDGYTGENCNKTISCEEITVLRESSSLQSCNATSSTVVNSTVVFSQANIGESSSANGSCTTCEGDVVPVGRYSCVLENEKKTAVWKDEPTWIDCTKPLSDKSDEEQAEYIAIATSDPDLLTPELVEDTVTVLETVSTKDNLSQETADDLLSSVNNLMLAENKDSKVAVEENWKSILENVDNTAKNVKLSTVTRATQSEYTDTQSNLALGVVSDPSADIYYGTKESISGSNSNLAALSPAFYSSVPEGSFMKSKASGSGRISFKMYVAENNLFEEAIDVKIVKVVLSVSGTDSFTLNFETEKEYLITDSINGRINNTFALDCSRWERSNSSWIAGQCTSRKTNGKNVSCDCSRSGEYILREISIEPVDNSLSPGAIAGIVIGAVVGVALIGGVIYYCCVSKKKKKSPKVDPNDEGNENRPKSTQQSVNDAFDEDEP, encoded by the exons CTAACATCACTGGGCTGTCAGCAACTGAAGACCCCTCTAACGTTACCACCACCACCATCACCACTACTATTAATCCAA ATGCCTGTGATGGTTGTCAGCATGGAACGTGTGAGACACAAACTGGTGGAGAATGTGTTTGCAACGATGGGTATACTGGCGAAAATTGTAACAAGACGA TTAGTTGTGAAGAGATTACGGTACTTCGAGAATCTTCTAGTTTACAATCCTGCAACGCAACGAGTAGTACTGTAGTAAACAGTACAGTTGTTTTCTCACAAGCCAATATCGGAGAATCATCTTCAGCAAATGGGAGTTGCACTACATGCGAAGGAG ATGTTGTACCGGTTGGTCGAtacagttgtgttttggaaaatgaaaaaaaaacagctgTATGGAAAGATGAACCAACATGGATTGACTGTACTAAACCACTTTCTGATAAATCTGATGAAGAACAAGCAGAATATATCGCCATAGCAACGTCAGATCCTGATCTCCTGACACCAGAACTTGTCGAAGACACAGTCACGGTACTTGAAACAGTATCAACCAAAGACAACCTGTCTCAAGAG ACTGCAGATGATCTTTTATCATCAGTGAATAATCTCATGCTTGCTGAAAACAAAGACTCCAAAGTCGCCGTagaagaaaattggaaaag CATCTTGGAAAATGTGGACAACACAGCTAAAAATGTCAAACTGTCTACTGTGACGAGAGCCACACAATCGGAATACACCGATACACAGTCAAACCTGGCCCTTGGTGTTGTATCGGACCCGTCAGCAG aTATCTATTATGGAACAAAAGAAAGCATCAGCGGGTCAAATTCAAATTTGGCAGCATTATCTCCGGCATTCTATAGCAGCGTTCCAGAAGGAAGTTTCATGAAATCGAAAGCATCAGGGAGtg GTCGAATCTCATTCAAAATGTACGTAGCAGAAAATAACCTTTTTGAGGAAGCTATTGACGTAAAAATAGTTAAAGTTGTTCTATCTGTGTCTGGAACCGACAGTTTCACATTGAATTTTGAGACAGAGAAGGAATAT CTAATCACTGACTCGATCAATGGAAGAATCAACAACACTTTTGCTTTGGACTGTTCACGGTGGGAAAGATCTAATTCTTCGTGGATTGCCGGACAATGCACTTCGCGTAAAACCAACGGAAAAAATGTTTCGTGCGATTGTAGTAGAAGTGGAGAATATATATTACGAGAG ATCAGTATCGAACCCGTTGACAACAGTCTCAGTCCAGGAGCGATAGCTGGTATCGTCATTGGAGCTGTGGTGGGCGTGGCGTTAATCGGTGGAGTCATTTATTACTGTTGCGTCtcgaagaagaagaagaaatcCCCTAAAGTTGATCCTAATGATGAGGGAAATGAG AACCGACCTAAGTCGACACAACAAAGCGTAAACGATGCATTTGACGAAGATGAACCTTGA
- the LOC120329870 gene encoding transmembrane protein 53-like, whose protein sequence is MLKYVLKSTKSLCSTRTSALKCFETSRSYMDSSQPIHQFDAKEGSRINNTTSPLVVIMPWLGATNAGINKYKNLYSKFGFETLIHYASLKDFLWPKSGLQSSMMFLRKLENILTLGNEETNRKIIVHSFSIGCYFYSLMLMQMESHPDLQNKILHNISVQIMDSPVVGTLNQMAIGVGNMMSQNSASLASIYKHLCMCYFALTKQHTVKYYDEAIEIIKFRAPKVPSLMMSSKKDPMLIPEAFEEFYQSWSKHQPVVYKMWDDSGHAQHLKYHPEEYLKLIENLLLMSLEPGFLHIKSKL, encoded by the exons ATGCTAAAGTATGTATTAAAATCCACTAAAAGTTTATGCTCAACAAGGACTTCAGCGCTCAAATGCTTCGAAACCTCCAGAAGCTATATGGATTCTTCTCAGCCTATTCACCAATTTGATGCTAAAGAAGGATCTCGAATAAACAATACCACTTCACCATTAGTAGTTATAATGCCATGGCTTGGGGCAACAAATGCgggtattaataaatataagaatttgtattcaaaatttggATTTGAGACGTTAATTCATTATGCCAGTTTGAAAGACTTTTTGTGGCCAAAATCTGGACTACAATCTAGTATGATGTTTTTAAGGAAGCTTGAAAATATACTTACTCTTGGAAATGAGGAAACAAACAGGAAAATAATTGTGCACTCCTTTTCTATTGGATGTTACTTTTACTCATTGATGTTGATGCAAATGGAAAGTCACCccgaccttcaaaataagataTTGCACAATATATCTGTACAAATAATGGACAGTCCTGTTGTGGGTACGCTTAACCAAATGGCCATTGGTGTTGGCAATATGATGAGCCAGAATTCAGCCTCGTTGGCATCAATATATAAGCATCTATGCATGTGTTACTTTGCTCTTACTAAGCAACACACGGTGAAGTACTACGACGAAGCGAtagaaatcataaaatttagGGCTCCTAAAGTTCCATCTTTAATGATGTCTTCCAAGAAAGATCCAATGCTTATACCCGAG GCTTTCGAAGAGTTTTATCAATCTTGGAGCAAACACCAACCAGTTGTATATAAAATGTGGGACGATTCAGGACATGCACAGCATCTTAAATATCATCCTGAAGAATACCTCAAGTTAATTGAGAACCTCCTTTTAATGTCATTAGAGCCAGGCTTTCTTCATATTAAATCTAAATTGTAG